CATCAGCCAGCCATATATGGTCGCGGTGATGACCGAATTGCTGGAGTTGAAAGGAACCGAAAAGGTGTTGGAGATAGGCACCGGCTGCGGCTATCAGACGGCCGTTTTGAGTTTGCTGGCGGCGCAGGTATACTCGATAGAACGTATCGGCCCGCTCCTTTTCAAGGCGCGGAAAACGCTGGAAGGGCTGGGCATACACAACGTCGCCCTCAAAGTGGGGGACGGCACGCTGGGGTGGAAAGACTTTGCCCCCTACGATGCCATTTTGGTGGCGGCGGGTGGGCCGGAAGTGCCGAAACCGCTGCTGGAACAACTTGCCGCCGGGGGGCGGATTATCATCCCGATTGGCGGCGAAATGGGCCAGATGCTGAAACGGGTCACCCGGACGCCGCGCGGTTTTGAGGAAACGGCCAGCACCCCCTGCACGTTCGTGAAACTGGTGGGGCAGTACGGCTGGCGGGAAAACGGGGATATCGAATGAGCAACGAAAAAATCACCTACAAGGACGCGGGGGTCGATATCGACGCCGGCACGGAATCATTGCGCCTTATCAAGCGCCATGTCGAATCGACGGTGAACAAAAACGTCCTCTGGGGGCTTGGCGCTTTCGGGGGGATGTTCGATCTTACCGACATCGTGAGAGAGTACAAAAAGCCGGTGCTGGTGCAAAGCATCGACGGCGTCGGCACCAAGCTGATGGTGGCCAGCATGGCGGAAGACCACAGCACCATCGGCATGGATATCGTGAATCACGG
This is a stretch of genomic DNA from Nitrospinota bacterium. It encodes these proteins:
- a CDS encoding protein-L-isoaspartate(D-aspartate) O-methyltransferase, which codes for MLNPSDIYTKPRLEMVEQQLVRRGIRDERVLGAMRQVPRHAFVDEALSFKAYEDYPLPIGEKQTISQPYMVAVMTELLELKGTEKVLEIGTGCGYQTAVLSLLAAQVYSIERIGPLLFKARKTLEGLGIHNVALKVGDGTLGWKDFAPYDAILVAAGGPEVPKPLLEQLAAGGRIIIPIGGEMGQMLKRVTRTPRGFEETASTPCTFVKLVGQYGWRENGDIE